The following coding sequences lie in one Mesorhizobium sp. DCY119 genomic window:
- the rimM gene encoding ribosome maturation factor RimM (Essential for efficient processing of 16S rRNA), with the protein MPKPKNPIQMAVIGAAHGIKGELRVKTFTGDPLALADYGPLYTKDGRAFEIVDIRPANTVVVVRFKGVGDRNAAEALTGTELFVDRSALPDDGDDDEFYHADLVGLAVKDETGAAVGKVSAVQNFGGGDILEVTYQGRKGVLVPFTEAAVPEIDIDGGFVRIDTVAAGLVEDGDDGSEELAAEKADNSRAKSRPRGPKDAGGNR; encoded by the coding sequence ATGCCCAAACCCAAGAATCCCATCCAGATGGCCGTGATCGGCGCCGCCCACGGCATCAAGGGCGAGCTGCGCGTGAAAACCTTCACCGGCGATCCGCTGGCGCTGGCCGACTACGGGCCGCTCTATACCAAGGATGGCAGGGCTTTCGAGATCGTCGATATCAGGCCGGCAAACACGGTCGTGGTTGTCCGCTTCAAGGGCGTTGGTGATCGCAATGCTGCGGAAGCACTGACGGGCACGGAGCTTTTCGTCGACCGCTCGGCGCTGCCGGACGACGGCGACGATGATGAGTTCTATCACGCCGACCTGGTCGGGCTCGCGGTGAAGGATGAGACCGGGGCCGCCGTCGGCAAGGTGAGTGCCGTGCAGAATTTCGGCGGCGGCGACATTCTTGAGGTCACCTATCAGGGCCGAAAGGGCGTGCTGGTTCCCTTTACCGAGGCAGCCGTGCCGGAAATCGACATCGATGGCGGCTTCGTGCGCATCGACACGGTGGCTGCCGGGCTGGTCGAAGACGGCGACGATGGCTCGGAAGAGCTTGCTGCCGAGAAGGCCGACAATTCCAGGGCAAAAAGCCGGCCGCGCGGGCCGAAGGATGCCGGGGGCAACCGGTGA
- the trmD gene encoding tRNA (guanosine(37)-N1)-methyltransferase TrmD, with amino-acid sequence MSGFRASVLTLYPEMFPGALGVSLAGRALERGDWSLEAVQIRDFATDKHRTVDDTPAGGGAGMVMRADILAKAIDATAPAADPRPKLLMSPRGKPLTQARVRELAAGPGVMILCGRFEGVDQRVIEARALEEVSIGDFILSGGEPAALVLLDAVVRLLPGVMGNEVSGDEESFENGLLEHPHYTRPQEFEGIPVPEVLTSGNHGKIAAWRRAEAERLTEERRPDLFSAYERPKTGKKAATKA; translated from the coding sequence GTGAGCGGTTTTCGCGCCAGCGTGCTGACGCTTTACCCGGAGATGTTTCCGGGCGCGCTGGGCGTCTCGCTGGCGGGGCGTGCGCTGGAGCGAGGCGACTGGTCGCTGGAGGCGGTGCAGATCCGCGATTTCGCGACAGACAAGCACCGCACGGTGGACGACACGCCGGCAGGCGGCGGTGCGGGCATGGTGATGCGGGCGGATATTCTGGCCAAGGCCATCGATGCCACGGCACCCGCCGCCGATCCGCGGCCAAAGCTGCTGATGAGCCCGCGCGGAAAACCGCTGACGCAGGCCCGGGTGCGCGAGCTGGCGGCAGGGCCGGGCGTGATGATCCTGTGCGGTCGTTTCGAGGGCGTCGACCAGCGGGTCATCGAGGCGCGGGCGCTGGAAGAGGTTTCGATCGGCGATTTTATCCTGTCCGGTGGCGAACCGGCGGCACTTGTGCTGCTGGACGCCGTTGTGCGGTTGCTGCCCGGCGTGATGGGCAATGAAGTGTCGGGCGACGAGGAAAGTTTTGAAAACGGGCTGCTGGAGCATCCGCATTACACGCGGCCGCAGGAGTTCGAGGGTATTCCTGTTCCCGAGGTGCTGACCTCCGGTAATCATGGCAAGATCGCCGCGTGGCGGCGCGCTGAAGCCGAGAGACTGACCGAGGAAAGGCGGCCCGACCTGTTTTCGGCCTATGAGCGGCCCAAAACCGGCAAAAAAGCTGCGACAAAGGCGTGA
- the rplS gene encoding 50S ribosomal protein L19, with the protein MDIIRQIEAEQAAKIEAKRKLPEFQSGDTVRVLVRVTEGTRTRVQAYEGVVIGRSGSGFQENFTVRKISYGEGVERVFPVYSPMVEGVEIVRRGKVRRAKLYYLRDRRGKSARITENTGVRARKLNDAERDALNAEKARIEAEKIAAAEALAAEKAAQEAAEKKAAAEAAAAAEAAAAAEPAAE; encoded by the coding sequence ATGGACATCATCCGTCAGATCGAGGCTGAACAGGCCGCCAAAATCGAAGCGAAGCGCAAGCTTCCCGAATTCCAGTCGGGCGACACCGTCCGCGTGCTGGTCCGCGTCACCGAAGGTACGCGCACTCGCGTCCAGGCTTACGAAGGCGTCGTCATCGGGCGCTCGGGCTCGGGCTTCCAGGAAAATTTCACCGTTCGCAAGATCTCCTATGGCGAAGGCGTCGAGCGCGTTTTCCCGGTCTACTCGCCGATGGTCGAGGGCGTCGAGATCGTTCGTCGCGGTAAGGTCCGCCGCGCCAAGCTCTATTACCTGCGCGATCGTCGCGGCAAGTCGGCCCGTATTACGGAAAACACCGGCGTGCGCGCCCGCAAGCTGAACGACGCCGAGCGCGATGCGCTGAACGCCGAGAAGGCCCGCATCGAAGCCGAGAAGATCGCCGCCGCCGAGGCTCTGGCCGCCGAGAAGGCAGCGCAGGAAGCCGCCGAGAAGAAGGCCGCTGCCGAGGCAGCAGCAGCCGCTGAGGCCGCCGCTGCTGCTGAGCCGGCTGCAGAATAA
- a CDS encoding organic hydroperoxide resistance protein: MTALYTTKAHVTGGREGRATTDDGLLDVALAMPKSLGGAGGATNPEQLFAAGYAACFESALRFIARKQKLPLEDAAVTATVSLLPNGEGFRLGVALEAETKGLETGAAEALVAAAHKVCPYSNAIAGNVDVALSVKAG; this comes from the coding sequence ATGACTGCACTCTATACCACCAAGGCTCATGTCACCGGCGGCCGGGAAGGCCGCGCAACGACCGATGACGGGCTTCTCGATGTCGCGCTTGCCATGCCGAAGTCGCTTGGCGGGGCCGGCGGCGCCACCAATCCCGAGCAGCTTTTCGCAGCCGGCTATGCCGCCTGCTTCGAAAGCGCGTTGCGCTTCATCGCGCGCAAGCAGAAGCTGCCGTTGGAAGATGCAGCGGTAACGGCCACCGTTTCGCTGCTGCCGAATGGCGAAGGGTTCCGGCTGGGCGTGGCGCTCGAGGCCGAAACGAAGGGGCTTGAGACGGGAGCCGCAGAGGCGCTGGTCGCCGCCGCGCACAAGGTCTGCCCTTATTCCAATGCCATCGCCGGCAATGTCGACGTGGCGCTGTCGGTGAAGGCTGGATGA
- a CDS encoding MarR family transcriptional regulator translates to MTQEDIRETKARDTSRADTALKLERQLCFALYSASSLFTRLYRPLLEPLGLTYPQYLVMLVLWERSPLTVSEIGAALGLDSATLTPLLKRLEAAGYVTRRRDTADERRVLVEPTERGAALKENARDVQKELLCRLPLPAAELTALHETLGRLNRGMRGAGETES, encoded by the coding sequence ATGACGCAGGAAGACATCAGGGAAACCAAGGCGCGGGATACGTCCCGCGCCGATACCGCGCTGAAGCTGGAGCGCCAGCTTTGCTTTGCGCTCTATTCGGCAAGCAGCCTGTTCACGCGGCTCTATCGTCCGCTGCTCGAGCCGCTCGGCCTGACCTATCCGCAATATCTCGTCATGCTGGTGCTGTGGGAACGCTCACCGCTGACGGTGAGCGAAATCGGTGCCGCACTCGGCCTCGATTCGGCGACGCTGACGCCGCTTCTCAAGCGGCTGGAAGCGGCGGGCTATGTCACGCGCCGGCGCGATACGGCCGACGAACGCCGCGTGCTGGTGGAGCCGACCGAGCGCGGGGCGGCGTTGAAGGAAAACGCCCGGGACGTGCAGAAGGAATTGCTGTGCCGGCTGCCGCTGCCGGCTGCCGAACTCACTGCTTTGCACGAAACGCTGGGCCGGTTGAATCGCGGCATGCGCGGTGCCGGCGAAACGGAAAGCTGA
- a CDS encoding transporter substrate-binding domain-containing protein, with protein sequence MNRFQLSLAGLLAVLLLPVAAFAQSLPDLGGKTVTVVTENAYPPLQFVDPKSGQQIGWEYDAMNEMAKRLNFKVEYQNTSWDAMIQAVSDGQYNIGMTGITIKEDRKEKVDFSAPYMHSEMRMLVRSDESRFTDAKSFAALKDGLIAAQPGTTPFFVSVYDVLDGNEQNPRIKLFETFGATVQALKTGDVDLVLTDGVAAQGYVDASDGKLKIIGGPLGSEDFGFIFKKGSDLVAPINAAIAALKADGTLDTLNKKWFLDYKMGQ encoded by the coding sequence ATGAACCGCTTCCAGCTTTCGCTCGCCGGCCTCCTGGCTGTGCTTCTTCTTCCCGTAGCCGCGTTTGCGCAGTCGCTGCCCGACCTCGGCGGCAAGACGGTGACGGTGGTGACGGAGAACGCCTACCCGCCGCTGCAATTCGTCGATCCCAAGTCCGGCCAGCAGATCGGCTGGGAATATGACGCCATGAACGAGATGGCCAAGCGCCTGAACTTCAAGGTGGAGTACCAGAACACCTCCTGGGATGCGATGATACAGGCGGTGTCGGACGGGCAATATAACATAGGCATGACCGGCATCACCATCAAGGAAGACCGCAAGGAGAAGGTCGATTTCTCCGCGCCCTACATGCATTCGGAGATGCGCATGCTGGTGCGCTCCGACGAAAGCCGCTTCACTGACGCCAAGAGTTTTGCAGCACTCAAGGATGGTCTGATCGCTGCGCAGCCGGGTACTACGCCTTTCTTCGTTTCCGTCTATGACGTGCTTGACGGCAATGAGCAGAACCCGCGCATAAAGCTGTTCGAGACCTTTGGCGCGACCGTGCAGGCTTTGAAGACGGGCGATGTCGACCTGGTGCTCACCGACGGTGTTGCGGCGCAAGGCTATGTCGATGCTTCGGATGGCAAGCTGAAGATCATCGGCGGCCCGCTCGGCAGCGAGGATTTTGGCTTCATCTTCAAGAAAGGCTCGGACCTCGTCGCGCCGATCAACGCGGCGATCGCGGCACTGAAGGCCGACGGCACGCTCGATACGCTGAACAAGAAGTGGTTTCTTGACTACAAGATGGGGCAGTGA
- a CDS encoding amino acid ABC transporter permease, which produces MPPPATKPDFPYWLVAAAAIAIAAAVSIAANDLYAQVFSVVVKGVGITVFVTIVAYTLASALGLGVALMGLSGSVWLRQVARFYVEIIRSVPILVLLFWVAFVGAPAMVWLWNWATAPLQAAGIVGPMQVRDFSLLWRAIIALTVAYSSFIAEIFRAGIQAVDPGQIEAAKALGLSRYRRFRHIVWPQAFKTILPPYGNDFIAMVKDSSLVSVLGVADITQMGKVYASGSFRFFETYSIVAYVYLLLTVSLSLALRALERRLRKGQEFR; this is translated from the coding sequence ATGCCGCCGCCCGCCACAAAACCCGACTTCCCCTATTGGCTGGTCGCCGCAGCGGCCATCGCCATTGCCGCTGCCGTTTCCATCGCCGCCAACGATCTCTACGCCCAAGTGTTTTCCGTTGTCGTCAAGGGCGTCGGCATCACGGTCTTCGTCACCATCGTCGCCTACACGCTTGCCTCAGCGCTGGGGCTCGGTGTCGCGCTGATGGGTCTTTCAGGCTCGGTGTGGCTGCGCCAGGTCGCGCGCTTCTATGTCGAGATCATCCGCAGCGTGCCGATCCTGGTGCTGCTGTTCTGGGTCGCCTTCGTCGGTGCGCCGGCCATGGTGTGGCTGTGGAACTGGGCGACGGCGCCGTTGCAGGCGGCGGGCATTGTCGGGCCGATGCAGGTGCGTGATTTTTCGCTGCTGTGGCGGGCGATCATTGCGCTGACGGTTGCCTATTCTTCCTTCATCGCCGAGATTTTCCGGGCGGGCATTCAGGCGGTCGATCCGGGCCAGATCGAGGCGGCCAAGGCGCTCGGCCTTTCCCGCTACCGGCGCTTTCGCCACATCGTCTGGCCGCAGGCGTTCAAGACCATCCTGCCGCCTTACGGCAACGACTTCATCGCCATGGTCAAGGATTCCTCGCTGGTCTCGGTGCTGGGCGTCGCCGACATCACGCAGATGGGCAAGGTCTATGCGTCGGGGTCGTTCCGTTTCTTCGAGACCTATTCGATCGTCGCCTATGTCTATCTGCTGCTGACGGTCAGCCTGTCGCTGGCCTTGAGAGCGCTGGAGCGGCGATTGCGCAAAGGACAGGAATTTCGATGA
- a CDS encoding methyltransferase domain-containing protein, whose translation MNEKRHSEGLEQVYSARTDTELTQAYASWSGDYDRETAASGYCLPFMIAAWVARYVPREAGPLLDAGCGTGLSGPYLRALGYDGIEGLDFSADMLAIARRRNAYGALTQAALGGPLPWGDEHFAAFFSTGVFTEGHAPASSLDELVRITRAGGHAVFTVRDVVLESGGFREKFAELEQAGRWRLLEESPPFRAFAVDEADVLVKAFVFKIL comes from the coding sequence ATGAACGAAAAGCGGCACAGCGAAGGGCTGGAACAGGTCTATTCCGCCAGGACCGATACGGAGCTCACGCAGGCCTATGCCTCGTGGTCGGGCGATTACGATCGCGAGACGGCAGCCTCCGGCTATTGCCTGCCTTTCATGATCGCCGCCTGGGTGGCGCGATATGTGCCGCGCGAAGCTGGGCCGCTGCTTGATGCCGGCTGCGGCACAGGGCTTTCCGGGCCCTATCTCCGGGCGCTCGGTTATGACGGCATCGAAGGTCTGGATTTTTCCGCCGACATGCTGGCAATCGCTCGCAGGCGCAATGCATATGGTGCGCTGACGCAGGCGGCTCTTGGCGGTCCGCTGCCGTGGGGCGATGAGCATTTCGCGGCGTTTTTCTCGACAGGGGTGTTCACCGAAGGGCATGCGCCCGCCTCCAGTCTTGACGAGTTGGTGCGGATCACGCGTGCCGGCGGACATGCCGTCTTCACCGTCCGCGATGTCGTTCTGGAGAGCGGCGGGTTTCGCGAAAAGTTTGCCGAACTGGAACAGGCGGGGCGCTGGCGTCTCCTCGAGGAAAGCCCGCCGTTCCGTGCCTTCGCCGTCGATGAGGCCGATGTGCTGGTGAAGGCGTTCGTCTTCAAAATTCTTTAG
- a CDS encoding MgtC/SapB family protein has translation MEQLIEEFGHPTYTSFPVVAARLLLATAFGAVIGFEREWRNSPAGLRTHILVCVAAAMFGILTIEIIHAPMFAIDAVKVDPIRVVEAVTAGVAFLAAGSILFSRGEVHGLTTGAGMWLAGAIGLACGLGFWQIAGFGTLLVLIVLGLLQTVHDRMNLKMDNQDKPPAGPKGSKSPARRKA, from the coding sequence GTGGAACAGCTCATCGAAGAATTCGGCCATCCGACATACACGTCCTTTCCCGTGGTGGCGGCACGGCTGCTGCTGGCGACGGCCTTCGGCGCCGTCATCGGCTTCGAACGCGAATGGCGCAACAGCCCGGCCGGCTTGAGAACGCACATCCTCGTCTGCGTGGCGGCGGCCATGTTCGGCATCCTGACGATCGAGATCATCCATGCGCCGATGTTTGCCATCGACGCGGTCAAGGTCGATCCTATCCGCGTGGTCGAGGCGGTGACGGCGGGCGTGGCGTTCCTCGCAGCCGGCTCGATCCTGTTCTCGCGCGGCGAGGTGCATGGCCTGACCACCGGCGCCGGCATGTGGCTCGCTGGCGCCATCGGCCTGGCCTGCGGATTGGGCTTCTGGCAGATTGCCGGCTTCGGCACGTTGCTTGTGCTGATCGTGCTCGGCCTGCTGCAGACGGTCCACGATCGCATGAACCTGAAAATGGACAATCAGGACAAGCCGCCAGCCGGTCCCAAGGGCAGCAAGTCGCCGGCTCGGCGGAAGGCGTGA
- the leuC gene encoding 3-isopropylmalate dehydratase large subunit has translation MSAPRTLYDKIFDDHVVDRQDDGTCLLYIDRHLVHEVTSPQAFEGLRMTGRKVRHPERTLAVVDHNVPTSPDRKLGINRNEESRVQIAALAQNAKDFGVEYYSENDVRQGIVHIIGPEQGFTLPGMTIVCGDSHTSTHGAFGALAHGIGTSEVEHVLATQTLIQRKAKNMLVQVDGKLPEGVTAKDIVLAIIGEIGTAGGTGYVIEYAGEAIRTLSMEGRMTICNMSIEGGARAGIIAPDEITYAYVKGKPRAPKGEALDMALEYWKTLKTDEGAHFDKVVVLDAAKLPPIVTWGSSPEDVVAVTGVVPDADVIEDENKRNSKKRALEYMGLTAGTKITDIGIDRVFIGSCTNGRIEDLRAVAKVVEGKTVASTVNAMIVPGSGLVKEMAEAEGLDKIFIAAGFDWREPGCSMCLAMNDDRLKPHERCASTSNRNFEGRQGFKGRTHLVSPAMAAAAAIAGHFVDIRDWH, from the coding sequence ATGAGCGCTCCGCGTACCCTCTACGACAAGATTTTTGACGACCACGTCGTCGACCGCCAGGATGACGGCACCTGCCTGCTCTATATCGATCGCCATCTCGTCCACGAAGTGACCAGCCCGCAGGCCTTCGAAGGCCTTCGCATGACCGGCCGCAAGGTGCGTCATCCCGAACGGACGCTGGCCGTCGTCGACCACAATGTGCCGACTTCGCCGGATCGCAAGCTCGGCATCAACCGCAACGAGGAAAGCCGCGTCCAGATCGCGGCGCTCGCCCAGAACGCCAAGGATTTTGGCGTCGAATATTATTCGGAGAACGACGTTCGCCAGGGCATCGTCCACATCATCGGCCCGGAGCAGGGCTTTACCCTGCCCGGCATGACCATCGTGTGCGGCGACAGCCACACTTCGACGCATGGCGCCTTCGGCGCGCTGGCGCATGGCATCGGCACGTCCGAGGTCGAGCATGTGCTGGCAACCCAGACGCTGATCCAGCGCAAGGCCAAGAACATGCTTGTGCAGGTCGACGGCAAGCTGCCTGAAGGCGTCACCGCCAAGGACATCGTGCTTGCCATCATCGGCGAGATCGGCACTGCCGGCGGCACCGGCTATGTCATCGAATATGCCGGCGAGGCGATCCGCACGCTGTCGATGGAAGGCCGCATGACGATCTGCAACATGTCGATCGAGGGCGGTGCCCGCGCCGGCATCATCGCGCCCGACGAGATCACCTATGCCTACGTCAAGGGCAAGCCGCGCGCGCCGAAAGGCGAGGCGTTGGACATGGCGCTCGAATACTGGAAGACGCTGAAGACCGACGAAGGCGCGCATTTCGACAAGGTCGTGGTGCTCGACGCTGCCAAGCTGCCGCCGATCGTCACCTGGGGCTCGTCGCCCGAGGACGTCGTCGCCGTCACCGGCGTCGTGCCGGATGCGGACGTGATCGAGGACGAGAACAAGCGCAACTCCAAGAAGCGCGCGCTCGAATATATGGGCCTGACCGCGGGTACCAAGATCACCGACATCGGCATCGACCGCGTCTTCATCGGCTCCTGCACCAATGGCCGTATCGAGGATCTGCGCGCCGTCGCCAAGGTCGTAGAAGGCAAGACGGTCGCCTCGACCGTCAACGCCATGATCGTTCCGGGCTCGGGACTGGTGAAGGAAATGGCCGAGGCCGAAGGCCTCGACAAGATCTTCATCGCCGCCGGTTTCGACTGGCGTGAGCCGGGCTGCTCGATGTGCCTTGCCATGAATGACGACCGCCTGAAGCCGCATGAGCGCTGCGCATCGACCTCGAACCGCAATTTCGAAGGTCGCCAGGGCTTCAAGGGCCGCACGCATCTGGTCTCGCCGGCCATGGCTGCTGCTGCCGCGATCGCCGGGCACTTCGTCGACATCCGCGACTGGCACTAG
- a CDS encoding GGDEF domain-containing protein, with amino-acid sequence MGANLFIALLTPALSLVFASAFFLLWTYRRHGHVMVLCLSYVAYAVGFLLQSFDLPIGVAPTKFLSNALLLVAAVSLSTAAVARHDRPSPAKLLSLLGFAGIAALSWFLFVQPSLVGRIFAINLACSGICMVVVAALKPVPNKSIVDRVLIAVCTLAAIDFFIRPLTAIGIRGESYDAYHASLYWLLTNFSMVLISVMLALSLTTAIALDVMKELQAESHTDPLSGLLNRRGFEERSAACAKRPSGASVPLAIVLADLDHFKSVNDTYGHAVGDAVIAAFAAHLRTSCGKDAIVGRIGGEEFAIVLPASDLMTARLFAEGLRASFMQHRIKGLPADAERITASFGVASRAANEDFESLMHRADQALYRAKNNGRDSVKLADQLPADADCFAAGYYGGHI; translated from the coding sequence TTGGGGGCTAACCTTTTCATAGCGCTGCTTACGCCAGCCTTGTCGCTGGTCTTTGCATCGGCGTTCTTTCTGCTTTGGACGTACCGAAGGCATGGCCATGTGATGGTGCTTTGCCTCTCCTACGTCGCTTACGCGGTCGGTTTCCTGCTGCAGAGCTTTGACCTGCCGATCGGTGTCGCGCCGACGAAGTTTCTCTCGAACGCACTTCTGCTTGTCGCCGCCGTCTCCCTGTCCACGGCCGCCGTTGCCCGCCATGACAGGCCCTCGCCAGCCAAACTTCTGTCGTTGCTTGGTTTTGCCGGCATTGCTGCGCTGAGCTGGTTTCTTTTCGTCCAGCCGAGCCTTGTCGGTCGCATCTTCGCCATCAACCTCGCCTGTTCCGGCATATGCATGGTGGTCGTCGCTGCCCTGAAACCGGTGCCCAATAAGAGCATAGTCGACCGCGTCCTGATCGCGGTGTGCACACTGGCCGCGATAGACTTCTTCATTCGTCCGCTGACGGCGATCGGGATTCGCGGCGAGAGCTACGACGCCTACCATGCGTCGCTCTACTGGCTGCTGACGAATTTCTCCATGGTTCTCATTTCTGTGATGCTCGCGCTTTCGCTGACGACGGCTATCGCGCTCGACGTCATGAAGGAGTTGCAGGCCGAATCCCATACCGATCCGCTTTCGGGCCTGCTCAACCGGCGCGGCTTCGAAGAGCGGTCGGCAGCTTGCGCAAAACGTCCGTCGGGAGCGTCCGTACCCCTGGCAATCGTGCTCGCCGATCTCGATCATTTCAAGTCGGTGAACGACACCTATGGGCACGCCGTTGGTGATGCCGTCATCGCCGCCTTCGCCGCACATCTGCGCACTTCCTGCGGCAAGGATGCGATTGTCGGGCGCATCGGCGGCGAGGAGTTTGCCATCGTGCTTCCGGCCAGCGACCTGATGACGGCGCGACTTTTTGCGGAAGGGCTGCGCGCCTCGTTCATGCAGCATCGCATCAAGGGCTTGCCCGCAGATGCCGAGAGGATCACCGCAAGCTTCGGTGTTGCCAGCCGCGCGGCAAACGAGGATTTCGAATCCCTCATGCATCGTGCGGACCAGGCGTTGTACCGTGCCAAGAACAATGGCCGTGACAGCGTGAAGCTGGCCGATCAGCTTCCAGCCGATGCCGACTGCTTTGCCGCAGGGTATTACGGCGGGCATATCTGA
- a CDS encoding GGDEF domain-containing protein, producing the protein MTGAGVVLAINLAVAGLLGGSFAMVAVYDRKQVAARWLGFTYGLAFVYLLIEFAISVFGVNPLVATVSFATFLGAMVLFNVGMARKYEVPVPWWLMGSLFVASVVSCYLIQDMPRQSFTRMMYYQAPYFMMQAIGAWIVFAARRRGKLELILMGLLAASSLQFLTKPFLSQALGGTGLTAQQYLQTNYAMVSQSMGTVFALAIALLFLVILARDILAGVTVASETDSLSGLLNRGGFERHARAALREANRGNTPLALVISDLDHFKSINDSYGHASGDRVIKAFAGFLRDASSNHHIAGRIGGEEFAIIMPGANLVSARLFAEGARSAFSGLPVAGLPENLRFTASFGVAELAAGEDVSELLLRADKALYEAKKGGRDCVRISLASENGRRSPSTHRR; encoded by the coding sequence ATGACTGGAGCAGGCGTTGTCCTGGCAATAAACCTGGCTGTTGCCGGCCTGCTCGGCGGGTCGTTTGCCATGGTTGCCGTCTATGACCGCAAGCAGGTGGCGGCGCGGTGGCTGGGCTTCACCTATGGTCTGGCGTTCGTCTATCTCCTGATCGAGTTCGCGATTTCGGTTTTCGGCGTGAATCCGCTGGTCGCAACCGTCTCCTTCGCCACATTCCTGGGCGCGATGGTGCTGTTCAATGTCGGCATGGCCCGCAAATACGAGGTGCCGGTGCCCTGGTGGCTGATGGGCTCGCTTTTCGTGGCGTCGGTCGTGTCGTGCTATCTCATACAGGACATGCCGCGGCAGTCATTCACCCGCATGATGTATTATCAGGCGCCTTATTTCATGATGCAGGCGATCGGCGCATGGATCGTGTTTGCGGCGCGCAGGCGCGGCAAGCTCGAACTCATCCTGATGGGCCTTCTTGCGGCAAGTTCGCTGCAGTTCCTGACCAAGCCATTCCTGTCGCAGGCACTCGGCGGTACGGGCCTTACTGCGCAGCAGTATCTGCAGACCAACTATGCAATGGTCTCGCAATCGATGGGGACGGTGTTTGCGCTGGCGATCGCGCTGCTCTTCCTGGTCATACTGGCCCGCGACATCCTTGCCGGTGTCACCGTGGCGTCGGAAACCGACTCACTCTCGGGGCTGCTCAATCGCGGCGGTTTCGAGCGCCATGCCCGTGCGGCCCTGCGGGAGGCGAATCGCGGCAATACGCCCTTGGCCCTGGTCATCAGCGATCTCGATCATTTCAAGTCGATCAACGACAGTTACGGCCATGCCTCCGGTGATCGGGTGATCAAGGCCTTTGCGGGTTTCCTGCGTGACGCATCCTCCAACCATCATATCGCCGGCCGGATCGGTGGCGAGGAATTCGCCATCATCATGCCCGGCGCCAATCTGGTGTCGGCGCGGCTTTTCGCCGAAGGCGCCCGCAGCGCTTTTTCCGGCTTGCCGGTGGCGGGATTGCCCGAAAACCTGCGGTTCACGGCAAGCTTCGGCGTTGCGGAACTCGCAGCCGGAGAGGATGTGTCGGAATTGCTGCTGCGCGCCGACAAGGCGCTCTACGAAGCCAAGAAGGGCGGCCGCGACTGCGTCAGGATTTCACTGGCATCGGAAAACGGCAGGCGCAGCCCGTCGACCCACAGGCGCTAA
- the sdhC gene encoding succinate dehydrogenase, cytochrome b556 subunit, producing MSKSPATQARPLSPHLTIYKPLITMTMSIIHRITGGALYFGTLLVAWWLIAAATSEQYFDFVSWVLGSWIGRLVLFGYTWALMQHLMGGIRHLIWDTGAGLEKRTASKIAWATVIASVVLTVLIWVAGYMARGM from the coding sequence ATGAGCAAATCACCAGCCACCCAAGCAAGGCCTCTGTCGCCGCATCTGACGATCTATAAACCGCTGATCACGATGACGATGTCGATCATCCATCGTATCACCGGCGGGGCGCTTTATTTTGGCACGCTGCTGGTCGCCTGGTGGCTGATCGCGGCAGCGACATCAGAGCAGTATTTCGACTTCGTCAGCTGGGTTCTTGGAAGCTGGATCGGCCGTCTCGTGCTGTTCGGCTACACCTGGGCGCTGATGCAGCACCTGATGGGCGGCATCCGCCACCTGATCTGGGATACAGGCGCCGGGCTTGAAAAGCGCACCGCCTCCAAGATCGCCTGGGCAACGGTGATCGCGTCGGTCGTGCTGACCGTGCTCATCTGGGTCGCCGGCTACATGGCGCGGGGGATGTGA
- the sdhD gene encoding succinate dehydrogenase, hydrophobic membrane anchor protein, translating into MADMRTPLKKVRGLGSAREGTEHFWRQRLTAIANIPLTLFFIGLLVSLNGASYAEVRAVLANPFVALILAMFLISGLYHMRLGMQVIIEDYVHGEGGKLALIVLNTFFTIAVGVASLFALLKIAFGG; encoded by the coding sequence ATGGCTGATATGCGCACACCTCTCAAAAAAGTCCGCGGCTTGGGCTCGGCCCGCGAAGGCACCGAGCATTTCTGGCGCCAACGGCTGACCGCCATCGCCAACATTCCGCTCACCCTGTTCTTCATCGGCCTGCTGGTCTCGCTCAACGGCGCCAGCTACGCCGAAGTGCGGGCAGTGCTTGCCAATCCCTTCGTGGCGCTGATCCTGGCGATGTTCCTGATCTCCGGCCTCTATCACATGCGGCTCGGCATGCAGGTCATCATCGAGGACTATGTGCATGGCGAGGGCGGCAAGCTGGCGCTCATCGTGCTCAACACGTTTTTCACCATCGCGGTCGGCGTTGCTTCGCTCTTCGCCCTGCTCAAAATCGCATTCGGGGGCTGA